A single Streptomyces sp. 2114.4 DNA region contains:
- a CDS encoding LysE family transporter — protein sequence MTEILTDAFLPGLWAGYALAVPVGAPAVLLVSVTARTSFRVGASAALGVATADGLYALAAVAGGAALSRAVAPVAGPLRVLAAVLLLGMALRTAVQVLRTRRTHHGPQGNLLQRPARAYLAFLGLTLVSPWAILYFSALVLAGGAGTPGSGVAGPAAFVTAVALASVSWQLCLAAGGTVLGRALTGPRGRMVTSLLSAVVISALATGLLLRG from the coding sequence ATGACCGAGATCCTGACCGATGCCTTTCTGCCGGGACTGTGGGCGGGCTACGCCCTGGCTGTCCCCGTCGGTGCGCCGGCCGTCCTGCTGGTGAGCGTGACCGCCCGGACCTCCTTCCGGGTCGGCGCCTCGGCGGCGCTCGGGGTGGCGACCGCCGACGGCCTCTACGCGCTGGCCGCGGTGGCCGGCGGTGCCGCCCTCTCCCGTGCCGTCGCACCCGTCGCGGGCCCCCTGCGGGTGCTCGCCGCCGTCCTCCTGCTCGGCATGGCGTTACGGACCGCCGTCCAAGTACTGCGCACCCGCCGCACACACCACGGCCCGCAAGGGAACCTCCTGCAACGCCCCGCCCGGGCCTATCTCGCCTTCCTGGGGCTGACGTTGGTCAGCCCCTGGGCGATCCTCTACTTCTCGGCGCTGGTCCTCGCCGGCGGCGCGGGCACGCCCGGCTCCGGTGTGGCCGGTCCCGCCGCCTTCGTGACGGCGGTGGCCCTGGCCTCCGTGAGCTGGCAACTGTGCCTGGCCGCCGGCGGGACCGTACTGGGCCGGGCGCTCACCGGCCCCCGGGGGCGGATGGTCACCTCCCTGCTCTCCGCCGTGGTGATCTCAGCGCTGGCGACCGGACTGCTGCTGCGTGGCTGA
- a CDS encoding LysR family transcriptional regulator — translation MIDPRLQTLRVLHTHGTVTATAAALHLTPSTVSQQLRQLSARLGLELLEPAGRRVRLTPAALALVEHADALFLRWEEARADLAGYADGVAGRLRITGVATAITGVIAPAVARLRAELPRLAVEIGEDPDVNRFELLLAGRADIAVVIVAEGAPAPDDARFVQRPVLAEPQDLLVPAGHRFAGRAARGVALAEAGEESWIRAGDPADQHRLLLTACASAGFTPRVRHHAVDWSAVAALVAHGFGICLVPRLAPVPERYPVVRVPLCGEPLPVRRFVAAVRRGSERQPPVARGLAALRAAAGEREAKGV, via the coding sequence ATGATCGATCCCCGGCTCCAGACCTTGCGCGTCCTGCACACCCACGGCACCGTCACCGCGACCGCCGCGGCGCTGCATCTGACACCGTCGACGGTCTCCCAGCAACTGCGTCAGCTCTCGGCCCGGCTCGGGCTGGAACTCCTGGAGCCGGCGGGCCGCAGGGTGCGCCTGACGCCGGCGGCGCTGGCGCTGGTCGAGCACGCCGATGCGCTGTTCCTGCGCTGGGAGGAGGCACGTGCGGATCTCGCGGGGTACGCGGACGGGGTGGCGGGGCGGCTGCGGATCACGGGGGTCGCGACGGCGATCACGGGGGTGATCGCACCGGCGGTGGCCCGGCTGCGCGCCGAGCTGCCGCGGCTGGCGGTGGAGATCGGGGAGGACCCGGACGTGAACCGGTTCGAACTACTGCTGGCCGGGCGGGCGGACATCGCCGTGGTGATCGTGGCGGAGGGCGCCCCGGCCCCTGACGATGCGCGCTTCGTCCAGCGGCCGGTCCTGGCGGAGCCGCAGGATCTGCTGGTGCCGGCCGGACACCGGTTCGCCGGGCGGGCGGCACGGGGCGTGGCGCTGGCCGAGGCGGGCGAGGAGAGCTGGATTCGCGCCGGCGATCCGGCCGATCAGCACCGGCTGCTGCTGACCGCCTGCGCCTCGGCGGGCTTCACCCCGCGGGTGCGCCACCACGCGGTCGACTGGTCCGCGGTCGCGGCGCTGGTCGCGCACGGCTTCGGGATCTGTCTGGTGCCGCGGCTGGCGCCGGTGCCGGAGCGGTACCCGGTCGTCAGGGTGCCGCTGTGCGGGGAGCCCCTTCCCGTACGGCGGTTCGTGGCTGCCGTACGTCGCGGGAGCGAGCGGCAGCCCCCGGTCGCCCGCGGGCTGGCGGCGCTGCGCGCGGCCGCGGGCGAACGGGAGGCGAAGGGGGTGTGA